The DNA sequence CTTGTACAGATCATGTGGTCAAGTGATATTGTAATTACTAATATAACATTGCGTGATTCTCCATTTTGGACACTTCATCCTTATGACTgcaaaaatgtaaccattagaAATGTTACTATTTTGGCCCCGGTATATGAAGCTCCAAACACTGATGGGATTGATCCTGGTAAGCTGGCTTCTGCTTCTTAATTCAGTTTCATGTAACATAAGCTTAGCATTAGTCCTATCGCCAGTGGTATTATACAAGCACTCAAAAGTCAAAACTTCTTCATTCCTCTGTTTGGGATGATATTACCAAATACACTTATAGTAATGTTACAGTGGTATGTCTATCTAATGTATCTATTGACTATTGCGTATTAATTAGCTCCAAATTTGCATGGCAAACAGATTCTTGTGAGGATATGGTAATTGAGGATTGTTATATTAGCGTTGGAGATGATGCAATTGCTATAAAGAGCGGCTGGGATCAATATGGAATTTCTTATGGACGGCCTTCAAGGAACATACTCATCAGGAATCTTGTTGTTCGCTCCATGGTCAGGTCAGTTTTATATTTTCCCTTGTCCTGTCTCTGTCCAAATGCTGTTACACTGAGGGAAAATGTCATAAAATGACTTGTACTTTTTCTTCTCCTAACGAAATCCACGGTATGTTAAGAAACATAGGCGAACTCCCTTAAATTTGATTTTCCTTATTACAGATTGACTGATCTTTTCATTCAATCTAATCCCCAAAAAGAAATGTCTGCCTTAGTGGTTTAAATGAGATTTTACTGTTTTTCGGTAGCCGATAGctgtttaaaattaatatatcacTCGTTAGAtcattttaattctaaaaaatattGTTTGAGAACTAGTAATAGGTCAATGCTAAATTGAATACAAGTATAATCTACCCTTCAATAAGAGCAATTATTTTAATGAGATCTTGGGAAGTCAAATTACAAGCTTCTTATAAGTAAAAAAACAATCATGAAATACCAAGTTATTTTAGGCCAATATATATGATGAAACTCTTGTTTTTCCCTTTTCACTTATTAAAGAATTTTTAAGTAAACATATGACTTCTTCATTTTAACTTGTAATGCATGTTCTATATTctttttttagcaatttttttatttcttgacTAGAACATTGCCACGCCTTCTCCTTGGATGTCTTTTAGGTCAAGTCTCTTGAAGCcaatatttatctttaattaaatgcaGTTTGGGCCATGTTTTACATCCCCTAATACACGAAATGTTTCACTATAAGAGAAGTTTGAACTTTGAACTAAAAAAATTGGTGGATTAATCCAACTTTCATatttataacaagagaataactTGAATCCGTTTTGGCAACAATGCAACAGTGCTGGCGTATCAATAGGCAGTGAGATGTCTGGTGGGGTTTCAAATGTGACAGTGGAGAATCTCCTCGTGTGGAGCTCAAGGCGCGCTGTCCGCATCAAAACAGCTCCAGGAAGAGGTGGATATGTCCGCCACATAACCTACCGCAACCTAACATTCGACAATGTTCGCGTGGGAATTGTTATAAAGACAGACTACAACGAACACCCCGACGACAACTACGATCGGAAAGCTTTCCCAATTCTCGAGGACATAAGCTTCACAGGTGTCCACGGACAGGGTGTTCGAGTTCCTGTGCGTATCCATGGAAGCTCAGAAATTCCAGTGAGAAATGTGACTTTCCGGGATATGTCAGTGGGACTGACCTACAAGAAGAAGCATATTTTCCAGTGTGCCTTTGTGTACGGGCGAGTAATAGGAACCGTCTTCCCTGCCCCTTGTGAGAATCTCGATAGGTACGATGAGCAAGAACGGTTGGTTAAGCGCTCTGCCTCCCAGAACTTGACAGACATAGATTATGATTTTTGACATGACACAGAGCCTTAAGACAAAGCACAACATGAGCATTTGGCAACGTTACGGAATGTAGTTTAGATGTATTGttcctcttctttttttttgttttttataaaattaaaaaatgatgtACATAGGGTAAATATTCCTGTTGATTATTACGCTTCCTTTTTTCTACTCACACAATGTActgttttgttttcattttccaCATCAATTTTCATCTCCAGAATAGATAATGAGCATGAATAATTCatcttatttttatgttttggcCACATAAATTGAAATAATAGGGGACCATTTCCCAAACTAGTCAATGCATACAGAGCAGAGTGTGCAGTTAATATTACATATGTACTACTATTTTA is a window from the Cannabis sativa cultivar Pink pepper isolate KNU-18-1 chromosome 1, ASM2916894v1, whole genome shotgun sequence genome containing:
- the LOC115705394 gene encoding probable polygalacturonase produces the protein MVETVPAGRFHHQRLDIRRWIPAFVSSHRTLFTTLWVFVFLSLFVWQRNLIDGFSLFGRTVTKPMPKLRPVAFNLTDFGAVGDGVTVNTEAFERAVLAISKLGKKGGGQLNVPPGRWLTAPFNLTSHMTLFLAEDAEILGIQDEKYWPLMPPLPSYGYGREHPGPRYGSLIHGQNLKDLVITGHNGTINGQGQTWWKKYRQKLLNHTRGPLVQIMWSSDIVITNITLRDSPFWTLHPYDCKNVTIRNVTILAPVYEAPNTDGIDPDSCEDMVIEDCYISVGDDAIAIKSGWDQYGISYGRPSRNILIRNLVVRSMVSAGVSIGSEMSGGVSNVTVENLLVWSSRRAVRIKTAPGRGGYVRHITYRNLTFDNVRVGIVIKTDYNEHPDDNYDRKAFPILEDISFTGVHGQGVRVPVRIHGSSEIPVRNVTFRDMSVGLTYKKKHIFQCAFVYGRVIGTVFPAPCENLDRYDEQERLVKRSASQNLTDIDYDF